From Arachis hypogaea cultivar Tifrunner chromosome 3, arahy.Tifrunner.gnm2.J5K5, whole genome shotgun sequence:
GCAGTTAAGAAAAAAGGTAACTGCAAAATTAGCCCAAGTTAGTATGCAAGTTCAATGCCCCTTGATTTGCAATCGCTACCATCAAGATTAATTGCGAGTAGTCCATTTTCATGGTTGTAGAAGAACTCATTTTCCTCCTTCATTTCCACCATGCAACGTTTTGGTCTAACATTAGAGTATGCTCCAAATCTGCCACATCCTCTGGTTTTGATTTTGACCATGCATTCTTCATCATTGACAGCATCCATGGTGCAGTTCAGAGATTCAACTGCACCCCCTGAATTGTACATGTCAAGCAATCCTATTGGTGCAAATTCTACATCATTACCAAACACCTGTATGTTTCAATCATTAGCATTAACATTAACATTAACATCTTTGCATGTTGGTATTAGTAAACatgatttcttttttcttttataaaataaattacaatgtTAAGATAGTAGGATACTTACCCTGATTGGTGATACTGTATATATTTCACATTGGAGAGTCTCTAATGTCACTTctagtttttctttgttttgtagCTTGGTAAGAACACCTGCATTATAGTCACATTTTAGGGAAGTAGATATGAGTTTGGGAATACTCAAAGTGGGGGTATTTTCATCCCTTAACTAGAGGTCTCggatttgaatcaaagaatgagAAACAAACAAGACACTGAAAACAAAAACATGAACCAAACATACTCCGAGGTTTTTTCTAGTCTTTGTTGCCGATATCCAAATCATATTATCAGAAATTCGACTAATTTGAGTCAAGAAACTGTAGTTGTTTCTCCGGATATAGATTCTTTCCAATCCGCAGTCCTCGAATTTAGGACTACTAGTAAGAAGACTACAAACTAGTCTATCAATTGACCAACATGTAATAAGAATGTAATTGTTGAATTGAAATTTGAACCTGAATTGAAGGCATATATTGCACAATTTCCATTCCAGTTTTCTCCTGCAACATCTTCTAGAAACTCCACATCAAGGGGTCTCACTTTCCCTGATAAGGTTATGTTATTTGGTGTTCCATCAACTGGTTTCAGTGGCCAGCTTCCTGCTCCTTGGCAATTGAACACACCTACCACCCCAGTGAACTTGTTCATGTTCCAAATCTTCAGCAAACTGCACAAAAAGGATAATAATAATTTAGCATACCTTTTTGAGCAAATCTTATTTGGTCGAAACTCACATGCAGttgttttcatgtgaagttgatagctatgagtcgttagataatttgacatgTTTGACTAAATTGTCATCTAACGATTCTCAATTGTCAATTTCACGACATCTGCATATGAGTCTCTCCTGTAAGATTAGGGATAATTTAGGATACCTTTTACCATCCATAACAGGATCTTTAAATAAGCAATCTCGAGTCGGGCGGCCGGCGAATCTTGCTCTCAAGACTGATCCATTAGGCAGTACTAACTTCTTGAGGATCTCAAAATCATGATTTCCAGGTTTATCACTGTATACTTTATCAAATTTTGGTTAAGATCATTTCAGAATTTTTTCttaagcacaagaaaaacatTTTTGGTGCATTATTTACCTTACATATACTGCACAACCACCTATTGCTCTTGCTGCAGCATGGAACTCAGCAGTGTCATGCTTGCTctgaaaaaaataggaaaaaatgtTCAGAATCATATGAAGCAACTTGTAACAATTTCAGTCATTGATCAAAGACTTGAGAAGAAAATGTGACAGGAATATTGTATTACATGGAACATGTCCCAATCAGACACAAATATCTCcccaagaagaagactattgaaggATACTGAGGCAATGTGTAAGGTTTGAAGTTTTGGCTTTGTTGGCATGAAATCTTCAGATGCTCTTGCTGATGCACTCTTCTTTGAACTAAAAATTTATCAACAGAAAACTTTAGCTTCGATTCGGTATAAATAATTCTTTATATAGTTAAATACGTTTCTGGTATACATAaaggagtttaattttgattcattgacagtcattcaatcacatcTGTTCTTTTGGATGACTATTTATACAGTCAatgtaaaaagtagttattttttgCTGACACAACGTTACATAATTGGACGTACGCGTAAAACTACATTACATTcatagtgcatcaaaattaaatctcAGATATAGATCAACTTAGAGTAAGATACTTTTGCTCTTAACCCTTCTTGATATTTAGTTAAGTACACAAACCTGTATATTGAATCAGAGTTGTGAGACATGCAACAAATGAGGTTATTGTCCTTGAAGTTCTTGGCTATAGATTCCTCTAGTGCCTCTTGATACCGTTTTGTCAGCGAAACGCGTCCGCCATGACCAGAGCCTAAGGTTTCTATCACATTCTGGACATCAACTTTGACGCCGTCGACGCCACAGCTAGCAAGATAACTGTGATAGTCATTGTAGAAATCTTGAAGCTTTTCAGGATCCATGATTCCAACTCCATATTTTTGCAGGCTGTCCATGGCTATATCTCTAAGGTTCCCTGTGTTTCCAGGTGATTGAATTGGATATGAAAGTTTTGGATTGTATTTCTTCATAGCTTCTGATGATGGGAATACTCCTCCCCAGTAACCAGCTAATGCATGCCACATGTAAACATATCTGCATGGTTTAGAAAATTGTAACTCTTCAATTCTCTTGTTATTGTGAATCATGGTGTTGTAGATTAGGCCTTGTTTGGAAACTGTCTTAGTAATTCGAAATATAGATATATTTGCAAATACAAACTTATTTCAAGATAGATGACTTCTATCTTGAGAGAATAATTGCTCAGTTTTATATTTACAAAGATACACAAAACCTTTCTATCTCGTATATGTATATTCTGTTCTGAGATACTTATCGAAAACAGCTTATAGTTAAAGGCGACCAGCACACGAAGGAAGGAATAGTGCATAAATGCTTTAATTGACATGAGATTGCTTACTTTAGTCCAAAGTTGTGTTTGATGAAATCAACAAAATTGTGGAGATTGTTGCAAGAATTGTCAAGGTCTGCATTGTtgaactttttgttttctttcatgCCTATTAGTCTGGTTGCAAACCTATTTGGTAAACAGGAAATATCAACATGATGAGTCAGAAATGGAGGGTAGAAAGGGTAAtttaccaaaatagaaaaaagcAAACAAAAATGATGGCCTTACTGTATTCCTTCAATTGGTGGTTCACCTTCTTTGTGAAACTCATTGAATGTGTCTTGCCAACCATCATCAATGATGAGAAACTTTGGTGAACAACTTCCTTCTGAGAAACTGTTAAGTAAAAGTAATAAGTATTGTCACTTGCTTTCTCAACATTTGCAAGCTGTGTTTGGTGTTTTGAAAACAGAATAAGACACTACACCGAAAACATGACACAAAAGACAAAGATACAAAAATTAGTGCTTGTAAACAAAAACGGCCTAAACTCTTGAACTTTTGATTAACATTTTGTACCTTTGAAGGCCCTCTCTTATTCCTTGTGGACTCACTTGATTGTAAAAAGCATCCCAAGTGCACCATCCAAACCAATCAAGATGTGCAGGGATTTTCTTGTG
This genomic window contains:
- the LOC112790413 gene encoding probable galactinol--sucrose galactosyltransferase 2 yields the protein MTVKVVPSLNEERCLVVRGKVVLTDVPKSIQVSSIGTAESDSAAFLGATSHLPSSRHVFTLGILRGYKLLSLFRVKIWWMIPRVGKCASDVPLETQFLLLEAREDSALNGDDDNDEEFCSDSDEDPSTSQNTNYILFLPVLDGQFRSTLQGTQSNQLQFCVESGDAHIKTSQSLEAVFVNSGNNPFELVRNSIKILEKLKGSFSHIEHKKIPAHLDWFGWCTWDAFYNQVSPQGIREGLQSFSEGSCSPKFLIIDDGWQDTFNEFHKEGEPPIEGIQFATRLIGMKENKKFNNADLDNSCNNLHNFVDFIKHNFGLKYVYMWHALAGYWGGVFPSSEAMKKYNPKLSYPIQSPGNTGNLRDIAMDSLQKYGVGIMDPEKLQDFYNDYHSYLASCGVDGVKVDVQNVIETLGSGHGGRVSLTKRYQEALEESIAKNFKDNNLICCMSHNSDSIYSSKKSASARASEDFMPTKPKLQTLHIASVSFNSLLLGEIFVSDWDMFHSKHDTAEFHAAARAIGGCAVYVSDKPGNHDFEILKKLVLPNGSVLRARFAGRPTRDCLFKDPVMDGKSLLKIWNMNKFTGVVGVFNCQGAGSWPLKPVDGTPNNITLSGKVRPLDVEFLEDVAGENWNGNCAIYAFNSGVLTKLQNKEKLEVTLETLQCEIYTVSPIRVFGNDVEFAPIGLLDMYNSGGAVESLNCTMDAVNDEECMVKIKTRGCGRFGAYSNVRPKRCMVEMKEENEFFYNHENGLLAINLDGSDCKSRGIELAY